Genomic window (Armatimonadota bacterium):
TCATCTATCCGATGTTCGCTCAGAACGTCATGCGTCTCACACCGACCCAAACAGGTTTGACGCTGCTTCCAGGGGGGATCATGACGGGGTTCGCGGCCGTGCTCTCGGGTCGGCTCCTCGGTGGGGCGAAACCGGTCTTCGACCCGAAGGTCTCGATCGTCGCGGGGCTCGGCGTCTACTGTGTCGCGATGTCGGCCATGTCGACGATGCCGTCGATGGCGGGGTACGACAACGTCCTCGGCCCCTTGTTGCTCCGGGGATTGGGCTTGGGAATGCTGTTCGTGCCGATCAACCTGGCCGCGTTCTCGTCGTTGCGCGGAGCCGAGATCGCCCAAGGATCGGGCCTGCTCAATCTGGCGCGCCAACTGGGAGGCTCCTTCGGGATCGCGGCCATCGGGAGCTTCGTCACCCAGCAGCTCCACACCGCCCGGGCCGGACTTGTCGAGCACGTCAATCTTTCGAGCCCGGCCGCAGTCCAGCGGATCGGGGCCGCCACCCATGCCTTGGCCCAACGGGGCGTCCCTCCGGAGAAGGCCACTCAAGCCGCTTACGCTCTCATCGACCGGACCTTGATGACCGAGGCCGCGACCAAGGCCTACAACTCCGCGTTCCTGCTCATCCTGATCGTCTCCGTCGTGGCGTCACCCGCGATTCTCGTGCTCAGGAACCGAAAAGACGCACCGGGGCCAGCGGCCGCCGTCGAGGCCCACTGACGGGCCGTTTCCGGCGGACGGTGTAAAGTAGACGTGCGGCAATGCGAAAGGCCTGGCCTTGGCTGAGTTGGATGCTCGCGTTCCTGATCGGGACCGCGGGAATCTTGCGCACCTCGCCCGTCACGCCTGACGGGAAGCGTTGCCCGGTCTATTCGAAGAAGGACAGCGGAATGGTCCAGTGCCGGTGCGCGGAAAAGACGAAGTCCGCACAGGACGCAGCCGTCACCGTCGTCGCCATAGAATGGACCGCCGAGACCCCGCTCGTGTTCCCGTGGCTCCGTGCCGTCGACCAAGGCGTGTCCCGAGACGGACGTCCGCTCGTGTCACGGCCCCGGGACGTCCTTATCCCCCCACCGGTCGTGTGACCCCCGGATCCCAAGGCGCCGTCCGCCTTTCCTCCAGTCGCCCTGTCCGGGCGGCCTGACTGTCCGTTACGGGACTTCGACCGTCACATGATCAGAAAACTTGTCCTCGTTTCAGCGCTGGCAGCACCCCTGTCCGCCCACGCCTGTTCGGTGTGCATCGCCCATTCGCTCGGAGCCGCGATCCACGGTTTCGGCGCCCAGACCCTTCACGGACGGCACGGTGTCGTCGGTATCACCTATCTCACGTTCTCGAAGTCGAACGCCGCCCATCACGACGAAGAGGAGGAGGGCCCCGCTCATGAGGCCCGCGAATTCGAGACGTTCCAGCAGACGAGCATCGAGGCGTCTTACGGCCTGAACAGTTCGGTCATGGCGACGGTCAGTGTGCCTTTTGTCCATAAGTCGATCCGCATGGACGACGGGCCGACGGAGAAGGCGTCCGGGATGGGCGACATCGTCCTCGGACTGACGATCCAGCTCCCAGTCGTCGAGAAGAACAAGGTCGTCACCGCGTTCGAATTCGACCTAAAACTCCCGTCGGGCCAGAACGACAAGAGGGATTCCGAAGGCGCACGGCTCGAAGACCATCTCCAGCCAGGGTCCGGCACGACCGACGTCGCGTTCGGACTCCTCTTCTCGATGGAAGACGAGACCCGGCCCGGCAACATTTGGTTCGGCGGCGTGAAATACCGTGCGAACCAGGAGAACAAGTTCGGATTCAAGTACGGGAACGTCCTGTTCTACAACCTGGGCTACGCCATGCAGGTCACGGGGAAGGGAACGCTTTCGGCCGAACTCGTCGGTCGGTTCGCCGGAAAGGACCGGGAAAACGGCCTCGACGACGAGGACTCGGGCGGACACTTGAACTACGCTGCCTTGAGCTACAACCATAAGCTCTCGGACAAGACGGCATTGACCGCGTCCGTCCAGGTGCCCTTCATGAAGGGCCTCTATGGAGACCAGACCGAACGGGCCGTGTTCTTCGTTTCTGTTTCGGGGAGGTTCTGAAGGCGGCCATGGGCACGCCCAAAATCCTCTTCGCCGCCTTGACCGCCGCCGTGATCGCGACCGGAGCGTTATTCCTTGTCCCAGACCGGCGGCACGAACGGTCCATGACCTTCCGCGCCCAGAAGGAACATCCGGTCACGCCTGCCATGACCGAGGCCGCCGACGCGCTCTCGAAAACGGTCGCCCCTGACTTTCGTCTCGAAGGCTTGGACGGCAAGCCGTGGACGCTGTCCCAAGCGTCCGCCGGCAAGCCACTCCTGATCTTCTTCGTGGAGAAGGAGTGTCCGTGCTGCCTCGGCGCCAAGCCGTTCTTGGACAGGGTCTACCGGCGCTACCGTGACGTGCTTTCGGCCGTCGCAGTGATCAACGCCGACCGGGAGACCGCCTCCCTTTGGTCCAAGACCGTCGGTGGCGACATGCGCGTCCTCTGTGACCCGACGATGACGGTCATACGGGATTACTCGGCCGAACGGGGCGTCTACTCCACGCTCGTCGACAAAGACGGCCGGATCGCGGCCGCCTATCCCGGCTATTCCAAATCCATGTTGATCGAACTCGGCTCCCTCGTCGCAAAACTGGGCGGCGTGCCGGAGCGCGAACTCGACACCCGACCGGCACCGGAAAAACTGACTTCCGGCTGCAGCTTCCCACTCGACTAAGACCATGAGAACCAAAACCCTACTCGTCATCGCCACCGCCCTGGCTTGTGTCGCTCCGTCCCTGGCTTTCGATCAGGAAAAGGAGTGCGCCTGCAAGGACTTACCGTCGTTTTCGCTCCGCGGGACTGACGGTCAACAGTACACTCAGGGCAACATCGCC
Coding sequences:
- a CDS encoding transporter, with translation MIRKLVLVSALAAPLSAHACSVCIAHSLGAAIHGFGAQTLHGRHGVVGITYLTFSKSNAAHHDEEEEGPAHEAREFETFQQTSIEASYGLNSSVMATVSVPFVHKSIRMDDGPTEKASGMGDIVLGLTIQLPVVEKNKVVTAFEFDLKLPSGQNDKRDSEGARLEDHLQPGSGTTDVAFGLLFSMEDETRPGNIWFGGVKYRANQENKFGFKYGNVLFYNLGYAMQVTGKGTLSAELVGRFAGKDRENGLDDEDSGGHLNYAALSYNHKLSDKTALTASVQVPFMKGLYGDQTERAVFFVSVSGRF
- a CDS encoding TlpA family protein disulfide reductase; protein product: MGTPKILFAALTAAVIATGALFLVPDRRHERSMTFRAQKEHPVTPAMTEAADALSKTVAPDFRLEGLDGKPWTLSQASAGKPLLIFFVEKECPCCLGAKPFLDRVYRRYRDVLSAVAVINADRETASLWSKTVGGDMRVLCDPTMTVIRDYSAERGVYSTLVDKDGRIAAAYPGYSKSMLIELGSLVAKLGGVPERELDTRPAPEKLTSGCSFPLD